Within Nitrospirota bacterium, the genomic segment GACATCCTTCAGGATGTCCTCAAGCCTTTTTGCTTCCGCTACAATAGATTGCAGGTATTCCTTCTGTTGCGCGTCATTTACAGGGAATTTCCCGAGCCTCCTCGCAAGTCCTCCGATAACGGTAACCGGATTTCTTATCTCATGCGCGACATTTGCCGTGAGCCTGCCGAGCGCGGATAATTTTTCATACTCCAGCAGTCTCTTGTCCAGCTGTTTCTTTTTTTTCTGGAACCGCGCCTTGCACCGCTCAAGGTGTGCTACACATTTCCGCAGGTCTTCTAGTTCACTGATCAGATGAGATTTTGTCCTTTTCTTGTCTTCCATGACAGGTGCCGGATGCAACAGAGAGCAAAGATTATTTATTAATAGTAATACAAATGAACAGAAAACACCAAATGATTACAGGGAAACGGCCTGCTGACATTCTGTGCACCAGTATCCTGCCGGTGACCCTGCATGTCAACAGGCTGCCAATAATTGGAGAAAAAATTCTTGCCACGAGTTCATCTGTGTTCTTCCACAAGTACAAAGTATCTATAAATCAAAGAGTTGTCAATATGGTACCAATTTTGCTAGAAAAATTCTGTTGGGAGATGATTCTTTCACACAACGGGGAGCTGAACCCCGTCTCTTATTTCCAGAAAGGAGGATGTATGAAAGCCAGACATCTTGCCGAGGCGATTATCCTGCAGTCGATTGAGGATCTGTGGGATAAGGACAGCAAAGAAGAGAGCATTCGGTTTTTTACCGAAGAGGATTTCAGGACATGCGCTGCAATTGCGAAAATAGACATAGCAGATCAGATCAGGATACTCACCATGCTCAGCGAACAGATAAAGAAGCTGCACAAACCGGCCAAAGCACGGAAGAAGACTTCTGCCAGATACATCTTCCCTGATTATGCATCGAATAAGGAATTGATTAGAACATAGCGCTTCTCTTGTCATTGATCGGTGAAGCAGGAAGGGCTCAACGAAAAATCACGTCCTGGCATTGATTCCTTTTCTTTCTCAGAAATCAAATCACTCAGCCCAAATCTGTGCGGAGATTAACCACTCCAAAATCCAGCGATAAGAATAATCATTGCGGGTGTTGTTGCGAGGCAGAGCCGGAACAAACCAGGAGCGGGATTCATTACTCTGTATGGAACAAGCTCCGCAATCTTGTCTTCTCTATCAAGATTGTCACATCCCGAATACTTTCGGGACTCGCAATGACTTGTTTGCCAGGTGTTTGAGATATTTATTGCTGGTTCTGAGCTAAAATATCCTTTAGTACAAATGTCGCTAAATATCAAAGTGACAGAACAATATGTGCAGACCGTTAAGGAGGTGCTGTTCTGACCCCATATCTTGTCCTGGTGTTTTTTCTCTATGTGATGAAAGAATGTGTCGGATACCTTCTGCAGTATCTGAATCTCCGTCACATGAAAAGACAAGGGCTGTCGGTGCCGCCGGAAATCGAGGGGCAGGTCGGTCTTGAACTGCTGAAAAAGACACGGGATTACGAGGAAGACAAGACGCGGTTTAGCTTCATTTCATCCCTGTCAGGAAATGGAGTGACAGTACTGTTCCTCTTCGGGGGACTTTTGAATGCCTATAATTCCTGGATCGTCTCTCTGCAATGGTCTTTTATCTTTTCCGGGCTGGTGTTTTTTCTTCTCCTGAGCTATGCAGGCTCGTTTCTGTCCATCCCGTTCAGCCTGTACAGTACCTTCAGTATAGAGAAAAAATACGGGTTCAATACCATGACTCCCAGATTATGGATATCTGATTTTCTGAAATCCCTGCTTCTCTCGACTGTTCTGAGCGCTGCCCTGATCTCCGCGGGACTTTGGATGATTCAGCTCAGCCCAGAGCACTGGTGGATATGGGTCTGGGGGTTTTTTCTCGTCTTCAGCCTTTTCATCATGTATATTTCACCTTATGTCATAGAGCCCCTCTTCAATAAATTCACGCCAATAGATGAGGCTGGTCTGGAGGACAGGATCAGGGAAATGATGGCGCGTGTGAACATTAAGGTAAGCAGTGTTTTCAAAATGGATGCTTCCAGAAGGAGCAGGCATACGAATGCATACTTCTCAGGGATCGGAAAGGTGAAGCGGATCATTCTCTATGACACGCTGCTCGAAAACATGAACCAGGAGGAAATACTCGCAGTGCTTGCCCATGAAGCAGGACACTGGAAAAGAAGACACATTCTGAAAATGATCGTCATGGCCGAAATCATCTCGTTCATCGGTATCTATTTCTCCTTCCGGGTGCTCCGGTCAGATTTTCTCACGCAACTGTTCATGGTCGAGCAGGGAACGTTATTTGCAAAAGTCCTGGTGCTCGGGTTCATGGCAAGTATTTTGGCCTTCCCGTTCACTCCCCTGGGCAGTTACATTTCCAGACGTTTTGAAAAAGAAGCTGACAGGTTTTCTTTCCAGCTTACGGGAAACCGGGAGGCCATGGCGAGCGCACTGATAAAGCTCTCAAAAGACAACCTTTCGAACCTCCATCCCCATCCGGTCTATGCGGCATTTTATTATTCACATCCCCCTGTTGTTGAGCGGATACGGAATATCAGGAAAGGCGCCCTGAAAGGGCATTCCCCTTCCGGCGTGTTGAAAAAGACACATGGGGATACAGACGGATCAGATGGATTGCCGAAATAAAATTCCCGGATGACGTGAATTACTGATGGGACCGGGAACGGAGGAGATACTCGAACAGCGGGGATTCAGAGAAAGGTTTTTTTGACGAAGCTGCGCAATGAGGGGGAGATTGAACACCGCTGGATCATTACAAAAAAATTTGATTTTACAAGGCTTTTCTTCGCAATGAGATAATTGCTGATTCTGCGGGGAAAGGATTCCATATCAAGAGATGTTTTTCTGCCTCCTGCACCACATCTCTCCACGCTGATCACCTTCCCGAGGATATTCTCCGCACAAACCGGGTCATCCAGCCCCCTTAAGGCATCTCCCTTTGTCTGAACAATATTCACCTTCTCTCTCCGCTGCATTCTGACGACCCTGTGGAGCAGTAAGGAATTGTCTGCTGCGGTGAAAAAGATCAGATCACCAACCTGCAATGAAGGAACGGGAATTTGTTTGATTGTCAGGACTTCTCCTCCGTTCAGAAAAGGAGCCATGCTGCGGCCGGTTACCTTCACCCTGAGAGTCAGTCCGCTGCGCAGGATTTCTTTGAAAAGCGCAGATGTGTATGGGGTAGCAAGGTCTCCGGTAAGATCTGGCGGGTTATGCCGAGAGAAAATTTTCAAGGATATCTACCACTTCTGTGCCGGGCCTGAAATGCAGCCTGTATGCCGGCACCCGGGAAGTCAGCTCTTCACAAAAGAAGAGAATGTGCGGCATTATCTCGCGGTCGTACCAAGGGACGGATACGACTGCGATAAGGCTCTCAAATGCCTCCCGCTGAGTTATCTGCTCTATCCTGTTATCATCGGCGTGTGCAAGGAAGAAAATTCCTTCCAATACAACGCTTTTATTCATCGCGATTCCGCCTTCTCCCGGCCAGGGCGTACCGAATACTCTGAATGCATTATCTGTCATTCTGACAGCGACTCTGTCATCGCTGAGCATATCAGCATATGCTTTTTTCACAAACTGCCGGGAAAGTGTAGTCTTCCCGGCGCCGGAACGCCCGGGAAAGATATAGCCTTTTTTATCAATAATGATCCCCGCTGCATGTACCAGAGCGCCTGCCCGCTGTGCAAGGTGATACATAAGAAGGATCTGGTCAAGGGGGTATCGCACGGGATTGGAGAGAAAGGGGCGGCCGTCTTTTTCAATCGCGAGATAGTCGCTGCAGTATACGGTTACCTCTGCAATATCATGATTCATTCTGGCGAGCCACAGAGGATGTTCCGAAACAGGGGGATTATACAGGACGCAGTAGTCGGAACCATCACGGAACATCGCCCATGCCTGTTCACTGTCGAAGATTTTGTTCATCCGGCCGGTGTCGGGTAGGGGAGTAGTTTCAAGAGAGATCCGCATATCGGCAGCAGCGACTGGTTCAGACACGAAAAAAGTCACATATGCTGGATCGTCATCCAGTGCTATCCCTGCATGATTGCATTGAATGTGCATACGGACAGACGCGATGTCCAGATTATGGATATCCGGCATGATTAGTTCTTTATGGATGAAAAATCCTATGAACCTGCTTTAGAGCACCTATGCGCCATGCAGGGAGGGGGCTTTATCGGGGCAGCCCCTGACTGGCTTGTTTTGCATCCTATTGCCAATACTTCGTCCGCAGTCAACTCAATTACCCTGAGCATTGGTTTCTCATATACAGGCTTTGTAGCAGTGTGTGTAAAATCGTCTTTCATTCCATCCCTCCTTTTTTTAGGGAATTTCTTGTATCATCTGAAAACGGGATCTGCCGAGGGCACAGAGATATGCGGAAGGAGCATCTTCGGAATTGTTCTCGAGCCTGAAAAAGGCCGGGCAGTATCCGCACAAGATTCTGTTGCTGCATGCCCTGCAGACATGGTCTGATGCAGGTTTTTTCTCCATGAGTCGGGGGATGACCATATTCCATCCCTCAATAAATCCCCCTTCTCTGAGGTCGAAACCAAGTTCCGTTGGCATCAGACAGGGCTGGAGAATGCCGTTTGGATCGATATAGAAATCCGTAACGCCGGCACCGCAATAATAGACCGTTTCCAGCGATGAAGTATCAGAATATCCCGCATAGAAATCCTTCCAGTCCCTGCTTCTGTCATCGTCTGCGAATTCGAACGCAACTGCATCTTCTGGAGGGACGCGAAGGGTTAGGGGTGATTGATCGCCGTCAAAACACGGAAATATTGCCGGGTCAAACCGGAACTTTACTCCCAGACTTCTCGCAAGGTTTTCCATGGCATGAAACTCATGGCGGTTCAGGGTCATGAGAATGGTTTTGAGTCTTACTGCGATGTTATGTTCGAGCAGTGTTGTGATCCCTGCAAGGCATTTTTCAAATGAGTCCTTTATGCCGGTGATATGTTCGTACGTTGCGGCAGTGGCTCCGTACACGCTTATCTCAACGGACTGGGGAGGCAGTTCTCTAAACAGGGCAGCCACGTCATCGGTTATCAGCGTCCCGTTCGTAAAGACACTCACCAGTATGCCGTTCAGTTTTATGTGCCTGTAGATATCAGGGAAATCCTTGCGCAACAGCGGTTCCCCGCCGGTAATCAGGATATCAAGGCAGCCTGCGGCTGTCACGTCATCGATGACAGACAACAGATGCCCTGTGTCCATCTCGCTCATGCCGTTTTTTTGCGCAGCAGGGATATAACAGTGCACGCACCTGAGGTTGCAGCGATGCGTAATGTCCAGGGTTCCGGATAAAGGAACACGCAGGGCTGTGAGCCTGTTGCTGAACCATTGGAAATATTCCTTATTGCTGAGAGTTGAGGTCGAACATTCCATTTTATTCTTTTCTGAGAATCAACCCTTCTTTCAGAAGCTGGGCGATGAACTCCTCGATATCGGCATCTGCCTGCCCCTGGCCGCCCTCAAAGTGGCTGATGGTTTCACTCCGGATATCACCGAGCGTTTTTCTGCCATCCAGCTGATTCCACACGAATGCAGCCACAGGATTCAGTGCAAAAATCCTCTGCATATCAGCCAGTTTTCCCTTGACCGGAACAAGGATGGTTTCTCCCGCGATCGAGCGGTGAACAATGTCCTCCTTCTTTACAAAGGTTTCCGACCAGATTCTGCCGTCAGTATGCATTATTGTCTATTTTAGTCTCAGTGCCGGGTCACCGGTAACGCCGTATAAGTCCATTATATATCCGGAGACACCCATTATGCCACCCTTTTCCAGGGTCTTGCGGACAATGTCTCCGAGGACTTTTGTATTGTCCACAAGATATGACTGGAAAAACGCCTTGTCCAGAGCGACCGCTTCAGGATTCATGGACATCCCGCTTGGTGAGAACACCGCAATAGCTCCCCCGTTCTGTTTCAGGATCAGCGCTTCACCCAATGTATCCAGCCCGGGGACCGTATGGTCTCCGGTAAGGCAGGTCATGGCGGTCAGAACAGGGAGACGCTCCATGTTATTCATTAAGGCAACATCATCTGTTGTCAGGAGACCGTCCTGGGACAGCCGGTCGAAGCCCGCGTGACCGATATAATTCAGCACCACGGCCCCGCGGTTGATGCCGTTCAGGGTAAGACTCCGTGCTTCCGACACGGAATGGTCAGAGAGATAGATTTTTTCTGTCGTATACTGGGAAGGTACAAGCGCAGCAACCGCATCGCTGTCTGCAGGGAAATTCCCTCCGGGTTCAGGATAATCGGCAAGCATGAGAATACGGTTCTTCCAGTCTCCGCCTGACGAGCTTTCATAGGAAATTATTTTATTCAGCAGATTCTGGAGTTCCTGTGAGGAAACCGCAGGCAGTCTGCCTATCGACATCTCAGGCACATGATCTCCGTTTACGTCAGCATAACGGTTGTCTGAAGGGAACAGGCCGTCAGGTGTGCCGATGATGAAAGGAGGCATGAGATTCGTTCCGTATCCGAGCCTGTCCTTGTAATCTTCCGTGCCCTTTCCTGCAAGCGCGACATAGCGGGGTGCCTTATTCCAGCTGTAGTAGGCATATGCGAGGAATTTCCTGATTGCCTCAGGTGAAAAGATACTGTCGCTGAATTCGTCCATGATGTCTTCTATCTCTACCACTGCGGTTTTCAGTCCCTGGGATTTCCGGTAGTCTGCAAGCGCCTGTGATGCTCCCTTGAGTTCCTTCGGGGTGATGACCAGATAATCGGCGCTGTTTGTCCTGCTCCTGAGCTGGGAAGGATGGTCCGCAAGGACAGAAAGAGGAGATTTGATGGCTTTGGACGAGAGTATAAAATATACAGAAGCAGGGGATGACGGCATGAAACTTGCGCGGTAATTGCCGGGTCCTTTACTGTCAATTGTCGTTCCTTGTATGAGTTTGACCTTGTCCGGTCTGGTGACATCGAAAACAAGGATTTTCGGGTCGGTAAATCCTTCGGCAGTCACTACAGGATTCCCGTTTGCTCTGGCGAGCAACTGATCATTTTCCGCTCTGTAGAGCCGGTGATAGCTCAGATCAAGGGAATCGATATACACGATGCTGTAAGGGACACCTGCGTCGAGCAGACCGTTCAGTCTCACGGTATTATTCCCGTCGGTCAGGTGTGACTGGCTGAAAGAGACGCTGAAAGTGTGCGGCTTGGCGCCATACCAGGTGCTTTCCCCGATTTCGGTGCCATTCATGCTTACAGACACATGATGGTCTGTGTTCGTCGCGCCCACGAGGTTGACGGTAAGGATCGCACTGCCGGATACCCCGGCAACTCCGCCCGCATTGATATCAATGCTGATGCTGCCCCAGTCGGGGTCGTCAGCGACTATATAGTCCCATAGCCAGTAATCGGACTCAGGATCAGTGAATAGGCCTGTTGCGGTCCAGAGGTCTTCCTCATAATGGACTGTATCGAAAAATGTCTGTACAACAGAAGCAGGAACAGGGCTCCTTCCGGAGATGCTCTCCATGAGCATTGCTTTGCCTTTTTCAAGCCGGTAGACATTCTTGTCGGTATAAAGGCTTTCAATACCCACCCCGTAGAAATAGATTCCTGCGTTGTTATCAGCAACCAAATAGGCGTGATCCTTTCCACGGTTCTTGAGGCTCAACTGACTGCTTAGCGCAGGATTTGCAGTGCCGCCCTGGAGCAGGAAAGAGATATCAGCCTTATTGATGAAATAGAGACCGTTTTCTCCTACCGTTATCTTGGCGGCTGCCGTCTGATTCGGGGCGGCAGGGGCGGGCGGGAGCGAGGGAGACGGTTTGCGGGAAAGTGCGGAATACCTTGATTTCTCTGTGTCCTGAATTGTTCCGCCTGCGAGGATTCCGGCTGTTGCCTGTGAGACGCGGCGGGCAGAGAGCTCATGTGCAGTCCTGCTGTATCCGGCATGCCGTTTTCCGCTCATGCCGAATGCTGAGAGGTGATTGTTTGCCTGTACTCGGTATGGTCCATAGGTGTTGTTTTTCCCGCTTGATTCAATCTCGACAAGCAGATACTCATAGGAGTTGCCGGCAAATGCATTGTTGTCCACATATCTGTAGGTGCCTCCCTGGGGAGCAGTGAGCAGTCCCGGAAGAAGTCTGTCATTGACCTGCAGATATTCCCCCGATGCCTTATCCAGGCGGTAGAGATAGAATCCGACAGTACCTGTTTCAGATGCAGTTGTCCAGGTTACCACTGTCCTGCCGTTCTCAACTCCTGCCGAGAATGAGGATATGACCGCACGGGTGATTACGAGCTGCTCACAGATCTTTGCCGTCTGATTGTAGCTCCAGTCGTTCGTGGTGTTGCTGTCGAATCCGTCGGATGTTCTCCTGATCGACCAGCCGGGAGATACGGTGCTTACATTCACAAATGCATCGTCCTGCCATATCCCTTTTGCGACCGCAGGAGAATCGTCTCCCAGAAAATCGGTATCCAGGGTGATGGTGGAACTCCATGCCACATAGTCTACAACCTCTCCTCCGGAATTATAGAGCAGTATCTGGTCTGATGGGGAGGAGTTCCGCGGGTCTCCGAAATCATCGGACGGGAAAGAAATGCACACATCATCACCGCCTGAACAGTTGCTGTCAGTGGCGCAGGGAGTGTTCGATACCGCGCAATACTTATTATACGATTGCGCAAAAAGATAGTATGTGCCATTCACCTCTTGATGCTGCGGCACTATTTCGTACAGGAAGACATAGAGTTTCTGCCGGGAAGCCAGCATGATGTCCGCATTGTTGAACTGCGGGATGGTAAACGTGAACCCGTCGCCGTCGGTAATCCTGTAACCTGTTACATTGACCGCTGCAGTTGAGGCATTGTAGAGCTGCACATATTCAGTCTGACAGCTTTGTTCCACGATTTTTTCCGGATAAAAAAGCACCTCATTGATGACGATCGCAGGGGCATTATATTTTGCGGTATCTGTTTTATTATTGTTTGTGGGTTCATTATCTCCGTCATTGCAGTCCTGATAGGTGACCGTGAGGATATCCCTGTCGGACGCTTCGAGGAGACCATTGTTGCGTACAAACGTTCCGGTAAAAGTTGCGGTTGTAAGCAGAGAGGGTATATTTCTGAAAACTCCCGACCCCGGAGAGGTCTCACGGAGGGTGACCGATTCGGAGTCTCCGCTGGAACTCGTGATCGTGACGGTTAATGCGATCGGTGCTGTACCCCCGGCGCAGTTCGTAAAATCGACTACCTTCAGATAGACCTGCTGACCGGGGCCGTAGAGTTCAACGTCAAGTGTGCCGCCGATGTCAGTAAAATATACCCTTCCTCCGCCGGGGACAACGAAAAGGGTTGCCCTCGTGGTTTCAGTGCGCGAGGAGCCGCCGCACTGGTAGTTATAGGTTGCAGTGACCGCACCGCCGTCATTGTCCTCCCAGAGACTGTCATTCGGAAGAATGGGTAACACGGCAATCATTGTATTCAGTCCTGCAGTGTTGCGGAAGACCCCGGTATTATTTCCGGTCTCGGTCAGCGTCAGTGTCTGGCTGTCATTTCCCGAGAGGCTGACAGTGATTGTCTGCTGGGTGTTCGGGTTGGTATTGGCAGAAAAATCCGTAATCGTTACATAGAGCTTATCGCTGGTCCACTGGTTGTTTGTGAGGACGAAATTCTCCGAGGGAAGTCCGTTTGCACGGGTGAACTGAATTAACGCATCGCAGGTCCCGAGCATGACCGCCTTGTCTGTCACGGTATATGCCCTTGAATTTGTATAGGAGACATATATGGTATTTTTTGAAAGCACTTCAAGGGAGCCGCTGTTATCGCTGTTATTGAAGTTGCCGTCAGATACTACCGTCTGGAGTATGGTGCTGCCTGTTCCCTTATTGACAAAAATTCCGGTATTCGGGCCTGTTTCACGGAGCCTGACCACTTCATCATCTCCGGTGACGGGATCCGTAACCGTTACATCTACAAACTCCTCAACACCTGGATTTCTATTCGCAAAACGGTCATTCAGATAAATATACACATTGGCGCCGATCGAATAGAGACTGACAAAATTGAGGTTGACATCGGCAAATTCGATAATCGGTGTGCCCTGGGGGATGATGATGTCACCGAATGTGATCGGATCTGCGTCAGAGAGATAATTCAGATCCATCATCCAGTCCTTCTGCAAAGGATCCTGATTCGATGCTCCGGTCGAGAAGACGAAGGCAACAGGGGAATCGGGATACAGCAACTGGTTGCCGTTGCTGTCCTTGAACGCGGTCATAGGGATCTGCTCCTCGATAAAATAGTCCCCGGTGCCGTCGTTTGCCGGTATTACCCGGGTATGGGACCTTCCCGGAGATCCTACGGGGCAGGACCCGGCGATGTCTCTGTTATATGCCCTGAAAAAATTTACCCTGACACCCTGCTCGTCCGGGTTGAGGATCTGGCTGTTGCGGTTGTCGTACAGCACCTGAAGCCTGTCGTAGTCCTTACTTGTCGAATCGTATCCTCCGTCAATGTCGATCCAGTATTCCTTGTACCCGTCTGCATCAATGTCAAACAGCACATTCCAGTGGTATGATTTGAAATCGTTTTTGTTTGTGGAAGGGTCTCCGGTCAGGCGCATGCGGAAAAAGATGTAATCGTCATTCATTGTAGAGAGATTTGTCGGATCATATTGAGTGTCTCCGTCGTAGTACCCGAAAGAAGGCGTGGCGTTTGGCCCGGGATTAATCGATGATGTGGCGCCGGAAGCAAGGTCAGTTGCTTCTGGCGGGACATTCGCCTGCCCGTGAGAGGGGTCTCCGGAGCCTGTTGACTCATGATCGCGTATGATCTGGCCCTTATAGGTATAATCTGCGGTATATCCCGGACTGTTGAACTTGTTCCAGTCAATCGCACAGTCGTTAAAGCCGGCATATGCGGGAAGGGCTGTAATCGAGAGTACAGCCAGGAAAGAAAACAGTCCTGCAAGGGAAAGAATCCCCTTGTGCCTATTGTGTTTCTTCAGGTACATGCGTTACCTCCATTGATGCAATAATATTTAATCTCAGTCTATTTACGAGCGAATATCAGGAGTCTACAATTGTCATACAATATACGCAATATGTCATACTAAGCAAGCTTTATGCCCGTTATCTGTCCCTTCATACCGGAGTCCGATTGACTCCATAAATTCGCAATCGTCTTTTCTCTCTCTTTAAGTATGCGACTTTATGGGATTTTTTGCATCCTACCCGGGTGGGGGATGCGAGGTTTTCCTTGCATGTAGTGCTTGTGGGGCATACAACACTGCCATTTTTTGTCATGTAACCCACAATGTTTCCCCTGTTCTCCGGAAAACACAGGAAATCTGTTAATATATTTTCCTGGTTCTTAGAAAAACCGCACGATGGAATGAAATGAAAAAATACCGCAACGGAATTCTGTCTCTGGTTCTTGTCCTCCTTGTGCTCGGCGTATGCGTCCCTCTACTCCATGCGGGTTCCGGTGATGACAAGAGTTTTCTCTGGGAAGTCCGTTCGGAAGAAAGCACGCTATATCTTTTGGGTTCCATTCATTTCATGAAGAAAGATGCATATCCTCTCGGTGAAACAATCAGGAATGCGTTCGAAAAAGCAGATATCCTTGTTGTTGAGGCGAATATTGACGATGTGAGCAAAGCAGACATGCAGAAATTGCTCGAAACCGCATTCTATCCGGGAAATGATTCGCTGCAAAACCATGTCTCGGGGGAGACCTATGAACTGGTGAAAAAGAAATTTGAACAGTTCAATATTCCCCCGCTGATTCTTGACAGGCAGAAACCCTGGATTCTTGCCTTAACACTCGAATCCCTTGAGCTTGCCGGACTGGGGTACACTCCGGAGTACGGAATTGACATGCATTTTCTTACACTTGCTTCCGGAAAAAAGAAGATCAGGGAGCTCGAGAGCATTGACTCCCAGATAGCCCTTCTGTCGGGCTTTCCCGACAGAGATCAGGAAGCTCTTCTGTTGTATACGATGAAGAATCTGGAATCGTTCGGAAAGGAAGTGGATGGTCTGGTTGCAGCATGGAGATCAGGGGATGCAGAACGCATGGAATCCCTGATAATAAAGAGCATTCCGGATGACCAGCGACTGGCTGCCATTTATGAGAAGATCATTTTTGAAAGGAATACCTCAATGACTGCGCGAATCGAAGATTTCCTGCGGACAAAAGAATCGTATTTTGTTATCGTGGGAGCAGGACATCTGGTCGGCTCAAGGGGCATTATAGAAAGGCTGAAACAGAAAGGATACCGCGTAACTCAGCGATAACAGAGGGAGGTGCTGAGATTTCCCATATAATCATCGACGGGTATAACCTCATCGGCATATACCATGAAGACCTGAAAAGGCAACGTGACATGCTGATCGAAAGCCTGATTGCCTACAGAAAAAGAAAGGGGCATGACATCACGGTGGTGTTTGACGGATGGAAAACAGGGCAGGGACATGAACATCATGGAGTCACCGGCGGTGTGCGTGTTATATATTCGGGGATCGGGGAAAACGCTGATGCGGTCATAAAGCGCCTTGTCTCCTCTGTCAAACGCCAGTGGATCGTTATTACGTCGGACAGGGATATCGCTGACCATGCATGGTCGAGGGATTCCGTGCCGGTGGCATCAGAGGATTTTCTCCGAGTCATTAGCAGAAGGGAGCCGCCGTATGATGAAAAAAACGGACCCTCGGAGGAATATCACAGACCTTCAGGGAAAGGGAACCCGAGAAGGATCTCCAAAAAGGCAAAGGCTGTCGGAAGGGCTCTGAGCAAGCTTTGATGGGCGGGATCACAAGAAACCTCGGGAAACAGAGACCAGGAGATACAGTAACCATTCTCTTCCTCATGTTTCTTTTTTTTCTTACGGTACTGTTTTATCCCGTCATACCAAAGGCACCTGTGCTGCTGCTCCTGTATTCCGGCCTTCTTGCAGGACAGATCATGTTCTTCAAACTGAGAAACAGCGGGAAGTTCCTCAGTTTTTTCTATGATCTGATATTTCCGACCATATGCGTGCTTGCAGTTTTTGACAGTCTTGAGTGGGTTGTGCACTACGTGAATCCGGAGGATATTGACCCGCTGCTGATCCGGCTTGACTATCTGATATTTGGCAATCATCCTACCGTGATGCTTGAAAGCGTCATGCACCCTTTGATGACAGATCTGCTGCAGATAGCATATACAACATACTATTTCATTCCGATAAGCCTCGGAGTGCTCCTTCTGCGAAGCAATCAGAGGGAAGAATTCAACAAATCATTGTTCCTGATTCTGTTCTGCTTTTATCTCTCCTATCTCGGCTATCTCCTTTTTCCTGCCCTTGGTCCGAGATTTACCATAGCCCATCTCCAATCGGCGGAACTGCAGGGGCTCTTTGTTACCGAACCACTGCAGAACCTCCTGAACAGGCTTGAGGGAATAAAGAGGGATGCGTTTCCCAGCGGGCATACCGGCATTGTGCTCACGGTGCTCTATCTTTCCTACCGTTACAGAAGAAGGTTTTTTCTGGTGGTTTTCCCTGTTGCGATGGCCCTTCTGTTCTCGACAGTCTACTGCCGCTATCATTATGTGGTGGATGTA encodes:
- a CDS encoding phosphatase PAP2 family protein; its protein translation is MGGITRNLGKQRPGDTVTILFLMFLFFLTVLFYPVIPKAPVLLLLYSGLLAGQIMFFKLRNSGKFLSFFYDLIFPTICVLAVFDSLEWVVHYVNPEDIDPLLIRLDYLIFGNHPTVMLESVMHPLMTDLLQIAYTTYYFIPISLGVLLLRSNQREEFNKSLFLILFCFYLSYLGYLLFPALGPRFTIAHLQSAELQGLFVTEPLQNLLNRLEGIKRDAFPSGHTGIVLTVLYLSYRYRRRFFLVVFPVAMALLFSTVYCRYHYVVDVIAGSVLTLITIVFGEWYYAWWKKTRALHS